In the Chroococcidiopsis sp. SAG 2025 genome, one interval contains:
- a CDS encoding OsmC family protein: protein MTESTVKAEIKAPLRPVSKEGLEKLAATAKANPNVVKSLKVKTVCEGQFRNLTYVRDLPEHVIDEPPTLLGQDTAPNPSEAMLACLGSCLSVGIHANAVMRGITLTKLELELEGDINITGVWGIGDLAEKRLGFTDVRVKVDLEGDASKEELEDLVAHANFWSPVANTFRLPVNVDVSLK, encoded by the coding sequence ATGACTGAATCTACTGTCAAAGCAGAGATAAAAGCGCCGTTGCGTCCGGTAAGTAAAGAAGGGCTAGAGAAATTAGCGGCGACTGCTAAGGCAAATCCTAATGTTGTCAAGTCCTTGAAGGTGAAGACGGTTTGTGAAGGGCAATTTCGCAATTTAACCTACGTTCGGGATCTTCCAGAACACGTCATTGATGAACCTCCCACCCTGCTAGGACAAGACACAGCACCCAATCCATCAGAAGCAATGCTAGCCTGTCTGGGTTCGTGCTTATCGGTGGGCATTCATGCTAACGCAGTCATGCGGGGAATTACTCTCACAAAGCTAGAACTGGAACTAGAAGGTGACATCAATATCACGGGTGTCTGGGGAATTGGTGACTTAGCAGAAAAGCGGTTGGGGTTCACCGATGTCCGCGTCAAAGTGGATTTAGAAGGAGATGCCAGCAAAGAAGAACTAGAAGATCTAGTGGCTCATGCAAATTTCTGGTCGCCAGTTGCCAACACATTTCGCCTGCCTGTAAATGTAGATGTTTCTCTTAAGTGA
- a CDS encoding type II toxin-antitoxin system ParD family antitoxin: MSITLTSEQEQFVQQMIATGRYQKAEEVIQAAFDLQEEHSVQ, encoded by the coding sequence ATGAGCATCACGCTTACATCCGAACAAGAGCAGTTTGTGCAACAAATGATAGCGACAGGACGTTATCAAAAAGCAGAGGAAGTCATTCAAGCTGCGTTTGATTTACAGGAGGAACATAGCGTACAGTAA
- a CDS encoding type II toxin-antitoxin system HicB family antitoxin produces the protein MKWRVILEPDLETGDWAVWCPELPGCVSAGETKQEALENIREAIELYLEPEPIELSTGAIACEVTIE, from the coding sequence ATGAAATGGCGCGTGATTCTCGAACCAGATTTAGAAACAGGTGATTGGGCTGTTTGGTGTCCAGAATTACCAGGCTGCGTATCAGCAGGAGAAACAAAGCAAGAAGCTTTAGAAAATATTCGGGAGGCAATAGAACTTTATCTTGAGCCTGAACCAATAGAATTATCTACAGGAGCGATCGCTTGCGAGGTTACAATCGAATGA
- a CDS encoding proteasome-type protease, whose translation MTYCLGIITKHGLVMAADSRTNAGVDYVSTYQKLFDFSQSGERVILLCTAGNLSVTQGAIAQMHRDIRIPEEANLHTLPTLYDVARYIGAKIRQIQEQDRVWLKQDGIDVQCTLLLGGQIQGQPPELYMIYSQGNCIHATSETPFMQVGETKYGKPILDRILDFNTTLEAAAKCALLSIDSTMKSNISVGPPINLVVYEKDSFKVQHDLRLRLGAPYLTKIRKQWEISLREAFERMPDIDWERDAGGEVADFPDT comes from the coding sequence GTGACTTACTGCCTGGGCATCATTACCAAACACGGTTTAGTCATGGCGGCGGACTCGCGCACGAATGCCGGGGTAGACTACGTATCTACATATCAAAAGCTATTTGATTTTTCCCAGTCAGGGGAACGGGTCATTCTGCTGTGTACGGCGGGGAATCTTTCTGTGACACAAGGCGCGATCGCGCAAATGCATAGGGATATTAGAATTCCAGAAGAGGCTAACCTACACACTCTACCTACACTCTACGATGTTGCCCGCTACATCGGTGCTAAAATCCGGCAAATTCAAGAACAAGACCGTGTATGGCTGAAGCAAGACGGTATTGATGTCCAATGTACTTTACTTTTGGGGGGACAAATTCAGGGACAACCGCCAGAACTATACATGATTTACAGTCAAGGCAACTGCATTCATGCAACTTCAGAAACCCCATTTATGCAAGTTGGCGAAACTAAGTACGGAAAGCCCATTCTAGACCGCATACTGGATTTTAACACGACATTGGAGGCAGCAGCTAAATGCGCGTTGCTGTCGATTGACTCTACGATGAAGTCAAATATTTCCGTGGGACCGCCAATTAATCTGGTGGTGTACGAGAAAGACTCTTTCAAAGTCCAACACGATCTGCGGTTGCGGTTGGGTGCGCCGTATTTAACCAAAATTCGCAAGCAGTGGGAAATTTCGTTGCGGGAAGCCTTTGAGCGAATGCCCGATATTGACTGGGAACGCGATGCGGGTGGGGAAGTGGCAGATTTTCCCGATACTTAA
- a CDS encoding type II toxin-antitoxin system HicA family toxin, translated as MTRIRRMNAGEVESILQRYGFELVSQKGSHRKWRNLARQLQVIVPYHRGRDLPLGTLRSIMVGADIPESEWKS; from the coding sequence ATGACTCGCATACGACGCATGAATGCTGGTGAAGTTGAAAGCATTTTGCAGCGTTACGGTTTTGAATTAGTGTCACAAAAAGGTAGCCATCGTAAATGGAGAAATCTGGCGCGACAACTGCAAGTCATTGTGCCATACCATCGAGGTCGCGATTTACCGTTAGGAACCTTGCGTAGCATTATGGTTGGCGCTGACATTCCAGAGTCGGAATGGAAAAGCTAA
- a CDS encoding TetR/AcrR family transcriptional regulator has translation MRRSHPIKKQFRDAEATQKQILDAAELEFAKHGIKGARMSNIAARAQITTATIHYYFENKEGLYKAVLQRPVNEVQTMVNQLKLDDLSPEEALKQIIQVAIAYEAKNPHRQMLWFQEASQNQGFYFKQSNVESLHDRLLKVLDRGMKAGCFRPLDPFLTLTHILSVCIFYFTVHENWKHLSSGRDRLSKEMVEKHTEAAIEFVLAAVKN, from the coding sequence ATGAGGCGATCGCACCCTATTAAAAAACAATTTCGAGATGCAGAAGCGACACAAAAACAAATTCTCGATGCCGCAGAATTAGAATTTGCAAAGCACGGAATTAAAGGTGCTAGAATGAGCAATATTGCAGCTCGCGCTCAGATTACAACTGCTACAATCCACTATTATTTTGAGAATAAAGAAGGTTTATACAAAGCAGTTTTGCAGCGTCCAGTTAATGAAGTTCAGACAATGGTAAATCAGCTCAAACTAGATGATTTATCCCCTGAAGAAGCACTCAAACAAATTATTCAAGTTGCGATCGCCTACGAAGCAAAAAATCCCCATCGTCAGATGCTTTGGTTTCAAGAAGCCAGTCAAAATCAAGGTTTTTATTTTAAGCAAAGTAACGTAGAAAGTCTACACGATCGCTTACTTAAAGTTCTCGATCGCGGCATGAAAGCAGGTTGTTTTCGTCCCCTCGATCCATTTTTAACTCTAACTCATATTTTAAGCGTTTGTATTTTTTACTTTACCGTGCACGAAAATTGGAAACATTTAAGTTCAGGTCGCGATCGCCTCAGTAAAGAAATGGTAGAAAAACACACTGAGGCAGCAATTGAATTTGTTTTAGCAGCAGTAAAAAACTAA
- a CDS encoding Rieske 2Fe-2S domain-containing protein — protein sequence MLQGAPWLLAHRSMLKPNQPMKVSLYGKDYVLWQDSTGKITCLPNACPHMGAMLSEGWCVQKPDGSSAIACPFHALEFDNTGCTVLPGTHKLTKSLLQTLDLIVQGDFVWSYGEFEPKIAIPTILNEIAAEYEFVGYTGDRSIKTDFLSLLLNMHDYNHQNGTHRSLFEIEEVQLKQFIDDGLHSHAYIAQVRKKPNLQDFLKNPGLLAMPQVLEAHLENFFPFMGMVHGESPLLSLKECHFYLPESETHSRVYVLMFVKAHHPIAHLIKRNLLRLVEVVIEQDAEILSKIYVNTPQHIKLNNEVGMDWVRRNYASFPAIVEPNFSR from the coding sequence ATGCTTCAAGGCGCACCGTGGCTGTTAGCGCACCGTTCTATGCTCAAGCCTAACCAGCCGATGAAGGTGTCGCTTTACGGTAAAGACTACGTGCTTTGGCAGGATAGTACGGGTAAAATTACTTGCTTGCCAAACGCTTGTCCGCATATGGGTGCAATGTTATCAGAAGGGTGGTGTGTACAAAAGCCAGATGGTAGTAGCGCGATCGCATGTCCGTTTCATGCCTTAGAATTCGATAATACTGGCTGCACGGTATTACCTGGTACTCACAAACTAACTAAATCTTTATTACAAACCTTAGATTTAATCGTACAAGGGGATTTTGTTTGGTCTTACGGAGAATTTGAGCCAAAAATTGCAATTCCGACGATTTTAAACGAGATTGCAGCAGAGTACGAATTTGTCGGTTATACAGGCGATCGCAGTATTAAGACCGACTTTCTCAGTCTACTGCTGAATATGCACGACTACAACCACCAAAACGGCACTCATCGATCGCTATTTGAAATTGAGGAAGTTCAGCTCAAACAATTTATCGACGATGGGTTGCATTCCCACGCTTACATTGCACAAGTACGCAAAAAACCAAATCTGCAAGATTTTCTCAAAAACCCTGGACTGTTGGCAATGCCTCAAGTACTAGAAGCACATTTAGAAAACTTCTTTCCATTTATGGGCATGGTACACGGCGAGAGTCCGCTCTTGAGCTTAAAAGAGTGCCATTTTTACCTTCCCGAATCAGAAACTCACTCTCGCGTCTACGTTCTGATGTTTGTGAAAGCACATCACCCGATTGCTCATCTCATTAAACGAAATCTGCTGCGACTAGTTGAAGTCGTTATCGAGCAGGATGCAGAGATCTTAAGTAAAATCTATGTCAACACACCTCAACACATTAAACTCAATAACGAGGTGGGTATGGATTGGGTGCGGCGCAACTATGCTAGCTTTCCAGCAATTGTAGAGCCAAATTTTTCTCGATAG
- a CDS encoding type II toxin-antitoxin system HicB family antitoxin — protein sequence MSEMKYKMVIQWSDEDNCFLVGFPDFPEQAWRTHGDTYESAVANGIEALESLIMAYEATGEPLPQPTIHQAA from the coding sequence ATGAGTGAAATGAAGTATAAGATGGTGATTCAATGGTCGGATGAAGATAACTGTTTTTTAGTAGGTTTTCCCGATTTTCCTGAGCAGGCTTGGCGGACTCATGGAGATACCTATGAGTCAGCTGTAGCAAATGGTATAGAAGCCTTAGAATCTCTCATAATGGCTTATGAAGCAACAGGCGAACCACTACCACAACCGACTATTCATCAAGCTGCATAG
- a CDS encoding MoaD/ThiS family protein: protein MPNTVKVTIKLFAAYQEAYGKSELALEFPQNTPVAAVRDRLISDCPQLSQWRDLTRFGINLQFVEPDTLLQDGDEVVLIPPVSGG from the coding sequence ATGCCTAATACCGTCAAAGTCACAATTAAACTTTTCGCCGCCTATCAAGAAGCATACGGCAAATCGGAACTTGCATTAGAATTTCCTCAGAATACACCAGTTGCAGCAGTACGCGATCGCCTCATTTCCGATTGCCCACAACTCTCGCAATGGCGCGATTTAACTCGCTTCGGCATCAATTTGCAATTTGTCGAACCCGATACTCTTCTTCAAGACGGCGACGAAGTAGTACTCATTCCCCCCGTTAGTGGCGGTTAG
- a CDS encoding VWA domain-containing protein, with protein sequence MKVSLQPTLNDVNLDAHQATSQRQLAVSISAIANNSQRQVPLNLCLILDQSGSMKGQPIETVKQAAQTLVDRLQPDDRLSIVVFDHRAKVLVPNQTVNNPDYIKRQIDRLYAEGGTAIDEGLKLGVEELGKGKKEAISQAFLLTDGENEHGDNDRCLKLAQLAASYNLTLNTLGFGDYWNQDILEKIADAGGGGLSYIQHPEQILEEFGRLFDRIQAVELTNAYLLLSFIPKVRLAELKPIAQVAPDAIELPIQQDTYGRYTVRLGDLMKDSERVVLANMYISQLPEGRHTIASVQICYDDPSLDQTNLLSDNIPVEINVVRDYKPVNNPQVQQYVLALAKYRQTQLAELKLQQGDRAGAATMLQTAAKTALQMGDRSAATVLQDNATRLQSGEELSESDRKKTRIVSKTVLQDQEG encoded by the coding sequence ATGAAGGTTAGCTTGCAGCCTACCCTGAACGATGTCAATTTAGACGCACATCAAGCTACAAGTCAGCGGCAATTGGCGGTGTCAATTTCTGCGATCGCAAATAATTCGCAGCGGCAAGTTCCGCTTAATCTTTGTTTAATTCTCGACCAAAGTGGTTCGATGAAGGGACAACCGATTGAAACGGTTAAACAAGCCGCACAAACACTAGTCGATCGACTCCAGCCAGACGATCGCCTTTCCATCGTTGTTTTCGATCACCGTGCCAAGGTACTCGTTCCCAACCAAACGGTTAACAACCCTGATTATATTAAACGGCAAATCGACCGTTTATATGCTGAAGGTGGCACGGCGATCGATGAAGGGCTGAAATTAGGGGTTGAGGAACTAGGAAAAGGCAAAAAAGAAGCCATTTCCCAGGCGTTTTTACTTACGGATGGAGAAAACGAACACGGCGACAACGATCGCTGTCTGAAATTGGCGCAGCTGGCAGCTAGCTACAACTTAACCCTCAACACTTTAGGCTTTGGCGATTATTGGAACCAAGATATTTTAGAAAAAATTGCCGATGCAGGCGGTGGCGGTTTATCTTACATTCAACACCCAGAACAAATTCTAGAAGAGTTCGGACGGCTGTTCGATCGCATTCAAGCCGTGGAATTGACAAATGCTTACCTGCTATTATCGTTCATTCCCAAAGTGCGACTTGCAGAACTCAAGCCAATTGCCCAAGTTGCGCCAGATGCGATTGAATTACCCATACAACAAGATACCTACGGACGTTACACCGTACGCCTGGGAGACTTGATGAAGGACTCCGAACGGGTGGTGTTAGCAAATATGTATATCAGTCAGTTACCGGAAGGCAGGCACACTATTGCTAGCGTTCAAATCTGTTACGACGATCCATCGCTTGACCAAACTAATTTACTTTCTGACAATATTCCGGTAGAAATTAACGTGGTACGAGATTATAAACCTGTCAACAATCCGCAAGTACAGCAATATGTTTTGGCATTAGCTAAATATCGTCAAACACAGCTAGCCGAACTGAAATTACAACAAGGCGATCGCGCTGGAGCGGCGACAATGTTACAAACTGCGGCTAAAACTGCCTTGCAAATGGGCGATCGCAGTGCGGCTACTGTTTTACAAGATAATGCCACGCGCTTGCAGTCAGGCGAAGAACTTTCCGAAAGCGATCGGAAGAAAACCCGAATTGTATCAAAAACCGTTTTGCAGGATCAAGAAGGATGA
- a CDS encoding ATP-dependent Clp protease proteolytic subunit yields MPIGVPKVPYRMPGEQYTQWIDIYNRLYRERIIFLGRDVDDEIANQIIAVMLYLDSEDPGKDISLYINSPGGMVTSGMAIYDTMQHIKSDVITICVGLAASMGSFLLAAGTKGKRLALPHSRIMIHQPSGGTRGQASDIEIEAREILRIRGQLNQIYANNTGQPLEKIEKDMDRDFFMSAEEAKAYGLIDHVVEERP; encoded by the coding sequence ATGCCTATCGGTGTGCCAAAGGTTCCCTATCGGATGCCAGGGGAACAATACACTCAGTGGATTGATATTTACAACCGCCTTTACAGAGAACGGATCATTTTCTTAGGGCGAGATGTAGATGATGAAATCGCCAACCAAATTATCGCGGTTATGCTTTATTTGGATTCAGAAGATCCAGGCAAAGATATTTCCTTGTACATCAATTCCCCTGGTGGAATGGTGACATCTGGGATGGCAATTTATGACACGATGCAACATATCAAATCTGATGTAATTACAATTTGTGTCGGTTTAGCTGCATCGATGGGTTCTTTCCTACTTGCCGCAGGTACAAAAGGTAAGCGTCTTGCCTTACCTCACTCGCGGATTATGATTCACCAACCATCCGGCGGGACTCGCGGACAAGCATCGGATATTGAAATTGAAGCGCGGGAAATCTTGCGAATTCGCGGTCAATTAAACCAGATTTATGCTAATAATACGGGTCAACCTCTAGAAAAAATTGAAAAAGACATGGATCGTGACTTCTTCATGTCAGCAGAGGAGGCTAAAGCATACGGTCTAATCGATCACGTAGTCGAAGAACGTCCGTAG
- a CDS encoding 2,3-bisphosphoglycerate-dependent phosphoglycerate mutase: MSKLILIRHGQSIWNAANKFTGWVDVPLSKLGRLEATKAAYKLRDYRVDICFTSLLIRAIETAIICLTEFEEICAGRNPVLKHEADDPHWHGWDKYEGNSSCELPIIPSMALDERFYGDLQGLNKAQTAEKYGADVVQAWRRSFSMRPPGGESLEDTMRRTLPFFHSRILTQLKHGDNVLVAAHGNSLRSIIMQLDRLSPEVIPHLELATGVPIIYDVDDTGQATNKIILI, encoded by the coding sequence ATGTCTAAACTCATCCTTATCCGGCACGGACAAAGTATCTGGAATGCTGCCAACAAATTTACGGGTTGGGTAGACGTACCTTTGAGTAAATTAGGGCGATTGGAGGCAACAAAAGCAGCTTATAAATTAAGAGATTATCGAGTTGATATTTGCTTTACCAGCTTATTAATCCGAGCAATTGAAACCGCGATTATTTGCCTGACAGAATTTGAAGAAATTTGTGCAGGAAGAAATCCCGTTTTAAAACACGAAGCTGACGATCCGCACTGGCACGGTTGGGATAAGTATGAAGGTAACTCAAGTTGCGAACTTCCTATTATTCCCAGCATGGCACTGGACGAGCGTTTTTATGGCGATTTACAGGGATTAAATAAAGCGCAGACAGCCGAAAAATATGGTGCAGATGTCGTGCAAGCATGGCGAAGATCTTTTTCAATGCGCCCTCCGGGTGGTGAGAGTTTAGAGGATACAATGCGGCGTACTCTTCCTTTTTTTCACAGTCGCATTCTTACCCAGTTAAAACATGGAGATAATGTTTTAGTTGCAGCACATGGCAATTCTTTACGCTCTATTATTATGCAACTCGATCGCCTCAGTCCTGAAGTCATTCCTCATCTAGAACTCGCTACAGGCGTGCCGATTATTTACGATGTGGATGACACCGGACAGGCAACAAATAAAATTATTTTAATTTAA
- a CDS encoding ATP-dependent Clp protease proteolytic subunit — MVSPIKAVQAPYYGDNFYRTPPPDLPSLLLKERIVYLGMPLVPAVTELIIAELLYLQSDDPDKPIKIYINSTGTSSYNGEPIGFETEAFAIYDTLRYIKPPVHTICIGSAMGMAAMLLSAGTPGCRASLPNANIILHQPKSYAQGQATDIQIRAKEVLANKATLLDIFAKTTGQPLEKIAKDMDRLFYLTPQQAKEYGLIDRVLEKQDLANPPLPAGVI, encoded by the coding sequence ATGGTTTCACCGATTAAAGCCGTTCAAGCTCCCTACTATGGCGATAACTTCTACCGCACGCCACCGCCAGACTTACCCTCTTTACTACTCAAAGAGCGGATTGTCTATCTTGGTATGCCCCTCGTACCCGCCGTCACCGAGTTAATTATTGCCGAATTACTCTATTTGCAATCTGACGATCCAGACAAGCCGATCAAAATCTATATCAACTCTACAGGGACTTCCAGCTACAATGGCGAACCGATCGGCTTTGAAACTGAAGCCTTTGCCATTTACGACACGCTGAGATACATTAAACCCCCCGTTCATACCATTTGTATCGGATCGGCGATGGGAATGGCAGCAATGCTGCTTTCAGCTGGAACTCCAGGTTGTCGTGCTAGTTTGCCCAATGCCAACATTATTTTGCACCAACCCAAAAGCTACGCCCAAGGACAAGCTACGGATATTCAAATTCGGGCTAAGGAAGTGTTGGCAAATAAGGCAACGCTGTTAGATATTTTCGCTAAGACGACAGGACAGCCACTCGAAAAAATTGCTAAAGACATGGATCGGTTATTTTACTTGACTCCTCAGCAGGCGAAAGAATATGGTCTGATCGATCGCGTCTTGGAAAAACAAGACTTAGCCAATCCTCCCCTACCAGCTGGAGTCATCTAA
- a CDS encoding type II toxin-antitoxin system HicA family toxin, whose product MPRKIRELKQTLRRVGFTELPGKGSHTNWIHPLYSGKLTISGSDGADAKPYQEKEIQQAIQEIETRQKESHEDE is encoded by the coding sequence ATGCCAAGAAAAATTAGGGAGCTGAAACAAACGCTACGCCGAGTAGGTTTTACAGAACTTCCAGGCAAAGGAAGCCATACAAACTGGATACATCCTTTATATTCTGGAAAATTAACGATTTCTGGCAGTGACGGAGCAGATGCTAAGCCATACCAAGAAAAAGAAATTCAGCAAGCTATTCAAGAAATAGAGACTAGACAAAAGGAATCGCACGAAGATGAGTGA